The proteins below come from a single Lonchura striata isolate bLonStr1 chromosome 10, bLonStr1.mat, whole genome shotgun sequence genomic window:
- the NMD3 gene encoding 60S ribosomal export protein NMD3 produces the protein MEYLPAAAAPAPGHILCCQCGVPIPPNPANMCVGCLRAQVDITEGIPKQGTVHFCKQCERYLQPPGTWIQCALESRELLALCLKKIKASLSKVRLIDAGFIWTEPHSKRIKLKLTVQKEVINGAVLQQVFVVEYIVQSQMCEDCHRIEAKDFWKAVVQVRQKTVHKKTFYYLEQLILKHRLHQNTLRIKEIHDGLDFYYSSKQHAQKMVDFLQSTVPSRSKSSQRLISHDIHSNVYNYKSTFSVEIVPICKDNVVCLSPKLAQSLGNMSQICVCIRVTSTIRLIDPRTLQIADIDGNTYWRHPFNSLFHPKQLEEFIIMDINRVHEKKKGAGAGARSLKHTLAEAWVRKTSELDTDHQYFCCTHLGHILNPGDLVLGFDLANCNLNDEFANKMNPQHIPDVVLIKKSYDRSKRQRRRNWKLKELERDREATDTDDERQYQDFLEDLEEDEAIRKNVNIYRNADIPVESDTDDDGAPRISLAEMLEDLHISQDATGGEGAEMLTENIHGKIRMCLC, from the exons GGCCCAGGTGGACATCACCGAGGGCATCCCCAAGCAGGGCACGGTGCACTTCTGCAAGCAGTGCGAGAG GTATCTCCAGCCTCCAGGAACCTGGATCCAGTGTGCCCTGGAATCGAGAGAGCTCCTGGCTTTGTGTCTGAAGAAGATCAAAGCTTCCCTGAGCAAG GTCCGGCTGATTGATGCAGGATTCATTTGGACAGAACCACATTCCAAGAGAATCAAGCTCAAACTGACTGTTCAGAAAGAG GTGATAAATGGGGCAGTTCTGCAGCAGGTGTTTGTGGTGGAGTACATTGTTCAATCTCAGATGTGTGAAGACTGCCACAGGATTGAAGCCAAGGATTTCTGGAAAGCTGTGGTGCAAGTCAGGCAGAAG ACTGTGCACAAGAAGACTTTTTACTATTTGGAGCAGCTGATTTTGAAGCACAGGCTCCATCAAAACACACTAAGGATCAAAGAAATCCACG ATGGCCTGGATTTTTATTACTCTTCCAAGCAACATGCCCAGAAGATGGTGGACTTCCTTCAGTCTACAGTTCCATCCAG ATCCAAATCATCCCAACGTTTGATCTCCCACGACATTCACAGTAATGTCTACAACTACAAAAGCACTTTCTCTGTGGAAATTGTTCCCATATGCAAG GACAATGTTGTGTGTCTGTCACCCAAGCTGGCCCAGAGCCTGGGGAACATGAGCCAGATCTGTGTGTGCATCAGAGTGACCAGCACCATCCGCCTCATCGACCCCAGGACTCTGCAGA TTGCTGATATCGATGGCAACACCTACTGGCGCCACCCCTTCAACAGCCTGTTCCACCCCAAGCAGCTGGAGGAGTTCATCATCATGGACATCAACAGGGTccatgagaagaaaaaaggtgctggggcaggggctcGATCACTCAAG CACACTCTGGCTGAAGCCTGGGTCAGGAAAACCTCGGAGCTGGACACGGATCACCAATATTTCTGCTGCACTCACCTGGGGCACATCCTGAATCCTGGGGACCTGGTCTTGGg CTTCGACTTGGCCAACTGCAACTTAAATGATGAATTTGCCAACAAGATGAACCCCCAACACATTCCTGACGTG gtGCTGATCAAGAAGAGCTACGACCGCTCCAAGCGGCAGCGCCGCAGGAACTggaagctgaaggagctggagagggacagggaagcCACAGACACAGATGATGAAAG ACAATACCAGGACTTCCTGGAAGATCTGGAAGAGGATGAGGCCATAAGGAAAAATGTCAACATTTACAGAA ATGCAGATATTCCAGTGGAGAGTGACACAGATGATGATGGAGCTCCACGGATCAGCCTGGCTGAAATGCTGGAAGATCTCCATATTTCCCAGGACGCCACTGGAGGGGAGGGGGCAGAAATGCTGACAGA GAATATCCATGGAAAAATCAGGATgtgcctgtgctga